From Vanessa cardui chromosome 11, ilVanCard2.1, whole genome shotgun sequence, the proteins below share one genomic window:
- the LOC124533666 gene encoding sugar transporter SWEET1, protein MEALGDILLPYKEPVALVTRIVTMGQMFSGSFLCYDIYKQGNTKGVPLMPFLGGLIMGILNLKFGFILRDDTMIQVNFFGLSLSILYIMIYYNYATEKGKVWLQMGIAGAFSAALIGYAEMEDPKLIENRFGSIITVFMFYLIASPLLNLKHIVKNKSTEGMPFPIIFSGTIVTFMWLLYGIILKNKFLVLQNVVAFALCGFQLSLFAIYPSKPKSKDKVKAKAKKTN, encoded by the exons ATGGAGGCATTAGGAGATATCCTACTGCCCTACAAGGAGCCTGTCGCATTAGTGACACGGATTGTTACTATGGGCCAGATGTTCTCCGGCAGTTTCCTCTGTTACGATATATATAAACAGGGAAACACGAAAGGCGTACCACTCATGCCTTTCCTTGGTGGTCTTATCAT GGGTATCCTCAACTTGAAATTCGGGTTTATCCTCCGCGACGATACAATGATTCAAGTTAACTTCTTCGGATTGTCGCTGAGTATCCTCTACATTATGATATACTACAACTACGCCACTGAGAAGGGCAAAGTCTGGCTGCAGATGGGCATAGCTGGTGCATTCAGTGCTGCACTGATCGGTTACGCAGAGATGGAAGATCCGAAGCTAATAGAGAACAGATTTGGTTCAATCATCACAGTATTCATGTTCTATTTGATTGCATCACCGCTCTTAAATCTG AAACACATCGTTAAGAACAAGAGTACAGAGGGCATGCCGTTCCCCATAATCTTCTCTGGTACAATCGTCACCTTCATGTGGCTTCTGTATGGTATAATTCTAAAGAATAAGTTCCTTGTT CTTCAGAACGTAGTAGCGTTCGCCCTGTGCGGATTCCAGCTGTCTCTGTTCGCAATTTACCCCTCGAAACCCAAGAGCAAGGACAAGGTCAAGGCGAAGGCAAAGAAGacaaactaa
- the LOC124533357 gene encoding uncharacterized protein LOC124533357: protein MRFFIKWYFILQAVQVIPERAKVVYANKKFFHNYTFEVRRYSRKSGYQINIESTLKQQWTNNVSIHISFYEYLHNEYRRSFIEFNYKYCDLLKYEKYFAPALLKYGVTCPLPPGTYRFTNMTVPMENFPNVFPFEKARVDIENFAANETMLLLQLYASFKNTRN from the exons ATGCGATTCT TTATAAAatggtattttatattacaggCTGTTCAAGTGATACCAGAAAGGGCAAAAGTTgtatatgcaaataaaaaattcttCCATAACTACACCTTTGAAGTCAGACGATACAGCAGGAAGAGCGGTTACCAGATCAATATTGAGTCCACCTTGAAACAACAATGGACTAATAATGTTTcg ataCATATATCATTCTACGAATACCTTCACAATGAATACAGGAGGTCGTTTATTGAATTCAATTACAAGTATTGTGATTTACTGAAGTACGAAAAATATTTCGCTCCTGCACTTCTCAAGTATGGTGTCACGTGTCCTCTTCCGCCA gGAACCTACCGCTTCACGAACATGACGGTGCCGATGGAGAATTTCCCGAACGTATTTCCCTTCGAGAAGGCCCGCGTGGACATCGAGAATTTTGCGGCCAACGAGACGATGCTCCTGCTACAACTGTACGCATCCTTCAAGAATacgagaaattaa